From Ornithorhynchus anatinus isolate Pmale09 chromosome X3, mOrnAna1.pri.v4, whole genome shotgun sequence, the proteins below share one genomic window:
- the CX3H6orf201 gene encoding uncharacterized protein C6orf201 homolog — MNNEGCLFQFLPAESPMTQWAKIMGVDVRAALDLPPISLYQKLNSYERDEEMRHIYKELSLFQGHLRDPLKSELSTYISKEDAVKGFMYPSLEKLLIKEQLPSDIYLTPLPSQLALWQRAPSDNTSEEKREIKLEMKQIKETPMSTLVVKWPTRNLMPRQDQHTVIWELSKFGPVESITILGQHTALVVFKELVSACKAVSTFPANILGKSLQCSWHHKFMNRYKILRH, encoded by the exons ATGAACAATGAGGGCTGCTTATTCCAATTTCTGCCTGCTGAATCCCCCATGACTCAATGGGCCAAAATCATGGGCGTGGACGTCAGAGCCGCTCTAGACTTGCCGCCAATATCCTTGTATCAGAAATTGAACAGCTATGAGCGGGATGAAGAGATGCGTCACATCTACAAGGAGCTCTCCCTGTTTCAAGGACACCTGCGTGATCCTCTGAAGAGTGAACTCTCTACCTACATTAGCAAAGAGGATGCTGTGAAAG GTTTTATGTACCCTTCCTTGGAAAAACTTCTAATAAAAGAGCAGCTGCCAAGTGACATTTATCTAACTCCACTGCCAAGTCAGTTGGCCCTCTGGCAAAGAGCCCCTTCTGACAACACgtctgaggagaagagagaaatcaaGTTGGAGATGAAACAGATAAAGGAAACTCCCATGTCAACTCTAGTTGTCAA ATGGCCGACAAGGAACCTGATGCCCAGACAGGACCAGCATACGGTTATCTGGGAACTGTCTAAATTTGGACCAGTAGAGTCGATAACCATCTTGGGGCAGCACACAGCTCTAGTTGTGTTCAAGGAGCTGGTTTCAGCGTGTAAAGCCGTGTCCACCTTTCCGGCAAATATCCTAGGCAAGAGTTTGCAGTGTTCCTGGCACCACAAATTCATGAACCGATACAAAATTCTTCGTCATTAG